TGGAGGTCAGGTTGGTGTTGCAGTTGACGATCCCCGGCATCACCGAGGCGTCGGCCAGGTAGAGCCCCTCGGTGCCGTGCACCCGCAGGTGCCCGTCGACGACCGCGCCCTCGTCCTCCGCCAGGCCCATCCGGGCGGTGCCGACCGGGTGGTAGGCACTGTCCAGGCTCACCCGGGTGTACTGGCGGACCATCTCCTCGTTCTCGATCAGCTGGTCGTTGAGGACGATGAAGTCCTCGCCGAGGCTGCGGATGCCGGGGTGGTTGACCAGCTCCCAGCAGGTCCGGACGGCGTCGGCGAGCTTCTCCAGGTCGCGCTCGGTGGAGAGGAAGTTCAGGTCGATGTCGGGGGCGGCCGCCGGGTCGGCGGAGCTCAGCCGCAGGCTTCCGCGGGACTGGGGCTTCTGGTCGACCACCATCACGCCCAGGATCACGTTGCCGCCGGCCAGCATCTGCAGGTCGGGGAACATCGTCAGGTCGAAGTGGTTGACCATGTAGTACTGCAGGTCGTTGAAGTCGGACGAGCCCTTCGCCGTGGTGCGCACCATGGCCTGGAGGAAGGGATCGGTGCGCCGGATCGCCCCGGGGGCCGGCTTCATGAAGACGCCGGTACGAGGGTGGTCGATCAGGTTGGCGCCGACGCCGGGCCGGTCGAGCCGGACGTCGATGCCCAGGCGGCGCAGGTCCTCGGCCGGGCCGATGCCCGACCGCAGCAGGATGGTGGGCGAGTTGACCGCGCCCGCGGAGAGCACCACCCGCCGCGACCGCACCTCCTCGGCCGCCCCGCCGCCGGCGGAGAGCTCGACCCCCACCGCGCGGACGCCCTCGAACAGCACCCGGTGGACGAGCACGCCCGCCCGCACGGTCAGGTTCTCCCGGGACCGCACCTCGGGGGTGAGGTAGGCCAGGGCGGCATTGACCCGGACCTCGGTGTCCCGGCGGTTCGACGGAATCGGCCCGATTCCGCTGGCCTCCGGATGATTGTGGTCCGCCACCTCGGGGAAGCCGGCACCCAGACTCGCCTCGACAAATGCCGCCTGGGCAGGCGTCAGCTCCTCCGGCCGCCACCGCCGGACCGGTATCGGCCCGCCCTTTCCGTGAATCTCCTCGTCACCGCGGTCGAGGTCGTCCTCGAGCTTTCGGTAAAAGGGCAGCACCTCGGACCAGGACCATTCCTGGTTTCCGGCACCGGCCCATTCGTCGAAATTCTCGGGAACACCCCGCAGGGCGATGGTCGCCCCTACCGAGGATGATCCTCCGGACACCTTCCCGCGGGGGAAGAGAATCCTGCGGCCGTCGCTGATCTCGGCCCTGAACTTCCAGTCGTGCGCGCTCAGGGACATCGCGTTGCCGTCCCGGATGTCGTCCGGGAGGTCGGCGGTCCCTGGGAAGTCAGGACCGGCCTCCAGCAGGAGCACCTTGCGCGAAGGGTCCTCGCTGAGCCGTGCGGCGATCGCCGCGCCGGCCGAGCCCGATCCGACAACGATGTCGTCATAAGTCTGCGCCATGGAACGTCCTCGGGGTCGCGGAATCCGATTGGAACAACACCTTCTGTCCACGAGCTTCACAGCCGCCGCGTCCGGCTGTCTTCTCCGAACGTGCTCTCCCTCCCGGCCGGCGCCCGCAGAACCGGTGGGCAAGATGGGAGAAGCGGGACGGCAGGGGGTGACTCATGCTCAAAAACTATGACGGCCTACAAAGGGAGTTGAACAGCCTATCCGGCCGACTATCCATCACATTGTTATTCCTGCACGGAATGCCTGCATGGAGAGGGGAATGCGTTGTACCGCGAGCGAATTCGTAGACTGATTCCGGGAGTGGCGACGGTGGTGGTGGCGACCTCACTGTTCTTCGCCGTCCGGGACGGGGTGGCGGTGGCCGGGGGCGACGAGGTCGCCACGCAGTACAAGTTCCAGGAGATGCCGATCGCGATGCCTCCCGGGTACGAGTCCCAGCCGATGAACACCGTCCGGGTGGTGAACCCGGCGTACCACAAGATCCGCTCCTGGATCTCCTCGGTCGGCGCCGGCATCGCCATCAACGACCTGACCGGGCACGGCCTGGCCGACGGCATGTGCATCGTCGACACCAGGACCGACCAGATCGTGGTGACGTACACCCCCACCGCCCGCCAGGCCGACCGCTTCACCCCGTTCGTCCTGGACGCCGCTCCGCTGCCGATGGACAACACCATGGCGCCGACCGGCTGCACCCCCGGGGACTTCAACGGCGACGGCCGGACCGACCTGCTGGCCACCTACTGGGGCCGCACCCCGGTCGTCTTCCTGGCGAACTCCGACGCCGGCACGCTCACCGCCAAGAGCTACACGGCGCGCGAAGTGGTGCCCTCGCAGTCCCTCGACGGCAAGTACCACGGCCCCCGCTGGAACACCGACGCGGCGTACGTCGGCGACCTGGACGGCAGCGGCCACCCGTCGATCGTGATCGGGAACTACTTCCCCGACTCGGACGTGCTCGACCCGAACGGCCTGAACAACGTGGAGATGAACGAGTCCCTCTCCAGTGCCAAGAACGCCGGCGGCGACCACGTGCTGCGCTGGGCGAAGGCCAGCACCGGCCCCGAGCCGGACGTCGCCTTCGTCGAGGAGCGGGACGCCATCCCCTTCGACGCCTCCACCGGCTGGACGCTGGCCATCGCGGGCGCCGACCTCACCGGCCAGGGCCGCCCGGACCTCTACATCGCCAACGACTTCGGCCACGCGCACCTGCTGCACAACCAGTCCACGCCGGGCCGCATCAAGTTCATCGAGGCGACCGGCCGGCGGGACGCGACCACCCCCAAGTCCTTCGTGCTCGGCAAGGGCTCGTTCAAGGGCATGGGCGTCGACTTCGCCGACATCAACAACAACGGCAGCTTCGACATGATGGTCAGCAACATCACCGCGGCCTGGGGCCTGGAGGAGTCCAACTTCCTCTGGGTGAACCAGGCCAAGGACAACGCCGACATGAAGCGGCAACTGGAGGACGGCGTCGCGCCGTTCACCCAGGAGGCCCGCGAGCACGGCGTGGCGTGGACCGGCTGGGGCTGGGACACCAAGATGGCCGACTTCCGCAACGACGGCAATCTCTCCATCCTCCAGGCCGACGGCTTCGTCAAGGGCAACATCGACCGGTGGCCGTGGCTGCAGGAGATGGCCATGACCAACGACGACCTGCTCTCCAACCCGGCGATGTGGCCCAACGTCCAGCCCGGCGACGACCTGGCCGGCGACGACGTGCTCGCCTTCTACGCCCGGACGCCGAGCGGCACCTTCGCCAACATCAGCAAGCAGCTGGGCCTGGCGGTCCCCACCCCGACCCGGGCCATAGCCACCGGTGACACCACCGGCAGCGGCCTGCTGGACTTCGCCGTCGCCCGCCAGTGGGGACCGCCGGCCTTCTACGCCAACCAGGCTCCCAAGCCCGGCAACTTCCTCAACCTGCGGCTGTACCGCCCCTCCGGCGAGGCCACGGCCGGCCAGGGCATCACCAACACCGGCACCCCCGCATACGGCGCCACCGTGAAGATCACCACACCGGACGGCACCCGGGTCTCCCAGCTGGACGGCGGCAGCGGCCACGGCGGGTACCGCAGCTTCGACGTGCACTTCGGCCTCGCCGCCTACAACGGCCCGGTCACCGTGGAGCTCTGCTGGCGGGACACCTCCGGCGCGATGCACGAGAAGACCGAGCAGCTGCAGCCCGGCACCCACTCGCTGCTGCTGACCAGCGACGTCCAGGAGGTTCCGAGCCGATGAGTCCCGTCACCCCCCGCACGGCCCCCAAGCCGGTGCCCGTGCCCGCCGCCGCGCCCCCCGCCGCGAAGGACCCGCGCTACCTCGCGCTGCGCAACTTCGCGATCTCCATCTCCGTCTTCAACATCTTCGGCTACACCCTGCTCGGCTTCGAGCAGCCCTGGCTCTGGCCGATCATCGCGGTGCTGACCGCCTACGTCACCGAGATCGCCTTCGAGGTCCTCAGCGCCTGGGCGCAGCGCCGCACCTCGCGGTTCCGCGGCAACGGCATGCGCGGCCTGTACGAGTTCCTGCTCCCCTCGCACATCACCGCGCTGGCCGCGAACATGCTGCTCTACGCGAACGACCAGATCCTCCCGGTGCTGTTCGCGACCTTCGTCGGCGTGGCCGGCAAGCACGCGCTGCAGGCGCCGGTGGCCGGCCGGATGCGGCACTTCATGAACCCGTCCAACTTCGGGATCACCGTCACCCTGGTCTGTTACGGCTCCTGGGTGAGCATCGCCCCGCCGTACGAGTTCACCGAGAACGCCAACACGTTCTTCCGGGTGGCCATCCCGCTGATCATCGTCACCTCCGGCACCGTGATCAACGCCCTGCTGACCAAGAAGGTCGCGCTGATCGTCGGGTGGCTCGGCGGCTTCGTGATCCAGGCCCTGATCCGGCACTGGGTCTGGGACGTGGCCATCTTCTCGGCGCTCGGCCCGATGAGCGGCGTGGCCTTCGTGCTCTTCACCAACTACATGATCAGCGACCCGGGCACCACGCCGTCCAAGCCCCGCAACCAGTTCATGTTCGGTTCCTGGGTCGGCATGGTCTACGGCGTCCTGATGCTCTTCAACGTCGTCTACACGCTGTTCTTCGCGGTCACCGTGGTCTGCGGGCTGCGCGGGGCCGGCTGGTGGGTGGCGCACCTGATCAAGCGGTCCCGGGACGCCAAGGCGTCCGGGACCGGACTCGGCGACAGCATCGCCGCCGAGATCGGCAAGCAGACCGGATCCGAGGCGATGGCCGCATGACCACCAACCCCACCAAGCCCGCAGGGATAGCCGTCGTCGGCATCGCCTGCCGCTACCCCGACGCGGACTCGCCGGAGCAGCTCTGGCAGAACGTGCTCACCGGCCGCCGGGCGTTCCGCCGCCTGCCGGACGAGCGGATGCGGGCCGAGGACTACTACGACCCGGACCCGTCCGCCCCGGACAAGTTCTACTCCGCCAAGGCCGCGGTGATCGAGGGCTTCGAGTTCGACCGGGTCAAGCACCGGGTCGCCGGCTCGACCTTCCGCGCCACCGACATGACGCACTGGCTGGCGCTCGACACCGCCGCCCGCGCCCTGGAGGACGCCGGGTTCCCGCTCGGCGCCGGCCTCGCCGAGGCCAACACCGGGGTCATCATCGGCAACACCCTCACCGGCGAGTTCAGCCGGGCCAACCTGATGCGGCTGCGCTGGCCGTACGTCCGGCGCACGGTCGGCGCCGCGCTGCGCGAGCAGGGCTGGGACGACGCCTCGCTGGCCGGGTTCCTGGACGGCCTGGAGGAGCGCTACAAGAGCCCCTTCCCGCCGATCGGCGAGGACACTCTGGCCGGTGGCCTGGCCAACACCATCGCCGGCCGGATCTGCAACCACTTCGACTTCAAGGGCGGCGGGTTCACCGTCGACGGCGCCTGCTCCTCCTCGCTGCTGTCGGTCGCCACCGCCTGCGACGCGCTGGTCGACGGGCGCCTGGACGTCGCGATCGTCGGCGGCGTGGACCTCAGCATCGACCCCTTCGAGGTGATCGGCTTCGCCAAGACCGGCGCGCTGGCCACCGGCGAGATGAAGGTCTACGACAAGGGCTCCAACGGCTTCTGGCCCGGCGAGGGCTGCGGCATGCTCGTCCTGATGCGTGATCAGGACGCCCGCAGCGAGGGCCGGTTCCGCTACGCGTCGATCGCCGGCTGGGGCTACTCCTCCGACGGCAAGGGCGGCATCACCCGCCCCGAGGCGAGCGGGCACCGGCTCGCCCTCCAACGGGCTTACGCCACAGCCGGGTTCGGCATCGAGACGGTGTCGTACTTCGAGGGCCACGGCACCGGCACCGCGGTCGGGGACGCCACCGAGCTGCGCGCCTTCACCGAGGCCCGCCGCGCCGCCGACCCGGACGCGCCGCCGGCCGCGATCAGCACGGTGAAGGGCAACTTCGGCCACACCAAGGCGGCCGCCGGGGTCGCCGGCCTGCTCAAGGCCGTCCTGGCGGTGCGCCACCAGGTGATCCCCCCGGCCACCAGCCACACCGACCCGCACCCGGAGCTGACCGGCGAGCGGCCCGCCCTGCGGGTGCCGGACCAGGCCGAACTGTGGCCGCAGGACGCGCCGGTACGCGCCGGCGTCTCCTCGATGGGCTTCGGCGGCATCAACGCCCACGTGGTGGTCGAGCACGCCGACGGCGTCCGCAAGACCGGCGTCGGCACCACCACCCGCCGGCTGGTCGCCTCCCGGCAGGACGTCGAGCTGCTGCTCCTCGACGCCGACGGGATGGCCGAACTGCGCGGCAAGGTGGCCACCCTCGCGGGGCTCACCCCCCGGCTGTCCTTCGCCGAACTCGGCGACCTGGCCGCCACCCTGCAGGGCGACCTGGCGGACCGCCCGATCCGCGCCGCCGTGGTCGCCGCCGACCCGGAGCAGGCCGAGGCACGCTTCACCAAGCTGCTGACCCTGCTGGACTCCGGCGCCCGCTCGGTGCTGGACCCGAGCGGCGGGGTGTACCTCGGCAACGCCGCCCTCAACCCGCGGATCGGCTTCCTCTTCCCCGGCCAGGGCGCCGGGCGGCGCGGCGACGGCGGCGCGCTCCGGCGGCGCTTCGCCACCGTGGACGAGCTGTACGACACCCACGCCCAGCCCACCGGCGGCGACCTGGTCGCCACCGCCGTGGCGCAACCGCGGATCGTCACCGCGTCCGTCGCCGGGCTGCGGGTGCTCGCCGCCCTCGGCATCGAGGCCGTCGGCGCGGCCGGCCACAGCCTCGGCGAGGTGACCGCGCTGCACTGGGCCGGCGCCATGGACGAGAGCGCGCTGCTGCGGATCGCCGCCGCCCGCGGGCGGATCATGGCGGACGCCAGCGACGGCGGTGGGACGATGGCGGGCATCGCCGCCGAGGCCGCGCTGGTCGAACCGCTGCTGACCGGTGAGCCGGTGGTGATCGCGGGCTACAACAGCCCCGCGCAGACTGTCGTCTCGGGACCGGTCGCGGCGGTGGAGCGGGTCTGCGCCAAGGCCGCCGCCGCCGGTATCGGCACCGCCCGGATCAACGTGTCGCACGCCTTCCACTCGGAGGCGGTGGCCCCGGCCGCCGAGGGGCTGCGCGCCCACCTGGCGACCGAGACCTTCGCTCCGCTGGCCAGACGGATGCTCTCCACCGTCACCGCCGGCGAACTCCCGTCCGAGGTGGATGTGGTGGAGCTGCTCACCCGGCAGGTGCTGGACCCGGTGCGCTTCGACGAGGCCGTCCGGGCGCTGGCGTCCGACGTCGACCTGCTGGTGGAGGTCGGGCCCGGGCGGGTGCTGCGCGGCCTGGCGGGCGAGATCGCGCCGTCGGTGCCGACCGTCTCGCTGGAGTCGGACAGCGGCTCGCTGGCCGGCCTGTTCGGCGCGGTGGCGGCGGCGTTCGCGCTGGGCGCCCCCGTCCGGCACGCGGAGCTGTTCCGCGACCGCTTCACCCGGCCGCTGCCGCTGGACAAGGAGTTCCGCTTCTTCGCCAGCCCTTGCGAGGCGGCGCCGGAGGGTGACTTCACCTTCGCCGGCGTGCAGCGCGAGGAGCGGCCCGCCACGGCGGCCGCCACGGCGGCGCCGGTCGCCGCCGCAACGGCCACGGCCACGGCCGAGCCGGGCACCAGCAGCCTGCAGGTCCTGCTGCAGCTGGCCGCCGACCGGGCCGAACTGCCCCTCGACGCGGTCGGCCCGCACATCAACCCGCTGGACGAACTGCACCTGAGCTCCATCACCGTCGGCCAGATCATGAACCAGGCGGCGCAGGAACTCGGCATCTCGGCCCCGATGGTCACCTCCGCCTTCGCGACCTCCACCCTGGGCGAACTCGCCGGGCTGCTGGACGAGTTGGCCGAGACCGCGGACGGCCGGGACGAGGCGCCGCGGATCGCCGCCGGCGTCGCCCCCTGGGTGCGGGCCTTCGCCGTCGACCTCGTCCCGGCGCCCAGGGCGGCCCTCGCCCGGCCCGGGCAGACGCCGGGCCGCTGGCAGGTCTTCGCCCCGGAGCGGCACCCGCTGGCGGAGGCGCTGCGCCGCTCGCTGGACTCGGCCGGCCTCGGCGGCGGGGTGCTGCTCTGCCTGCCGCGGGACTGCGGGCAGGAGCACGCGGCGCTGATGCTGAGCGCCGCCCGGGCCGCGCTGTCCGCCGGCGGCGGCGGCCGGTTCGTGGCGGTCGGCGACCGGCGCGGTGCGGCCGGCCTGGCCAAGACCCTGCACCTGGAGGCGCCGGGGGTCACCACCACCCTGGTCACGCTGCCGCTGCCGGACGACCTGGCGGACGCCACCGCCCGGGAGCTGGGCACCCGGATCGCCGCGGACGTGGCCGGGACCTCCGGCTTCGCCGAGATCCACTACGACCGGGAGGGCGTGCGCCGGGTCCCGGTGCTGCGGCCGCTGGCGCCGGCCGCCGACGGGGCCGGACGCCCGGCCCTGGACGGCACCGACGTCCTGCTGGTGACCGGCGGCGGCAAGGGCATCACCGCCGAGTGCGCGCTGGAACTCGCGCTCGACACCGGCGCCTCGATCGGCCTGCTGGGCCGCTCGGACCCGGCGCGGGACACCGAGCTGGCGGCGAACCTGGAGCGGATGGAGGCCGCGGGTGTGGCCTTCCACTACGCGCGGGCCGACGTCACCTCCGCCGACGAGGTCAAGGACGCGGTCGGCGAGATCCGCGCCGCGCTCGGGCCGGTGACCGCCGTCCTGCACGGCGCCGGCCGCAACGAGCCGCACGGCCTGGCCAACCTGGACGAGTCCTCGTTCCGGCGGACCCTGGCCACCAAGATCACCGGCCTGGAGAACGTGCTGGCCGCCACCGACCCCGCCGCGCTGCGGCTGCTGGTCACCTTCGGCTCCATCATCGGCCGGGCCGGCCTGCGCGGCGAGGCGGACTACGCCACCGCCAACGACTGGCTCACCGACCTGACCCTGCGGGTCCAGGAGGACTACCCGGACTGCCGCTGCCTGGCCCTGGAGTGGTCGGTGTGGTCGGGGGCCGGGATGGGCGAGCGGCTCGGCGTGCTGGAGGCGCTGATCCGCGAGGGCATCGAGCCGATCCCGACCGAGCAGGGCGTCGCACTGCTCAAGCAGCTGCTCGCCGACCCGGCCGCGCCCACCGCGATGGTCGTGATGGGCCGGGCCGGCGGCCTGCCCACGCTCGACCTCGGCCGGCGCGAACTGCCGCTGCTGCGCTTCCTGGAGCGGCCGCAGGCGTACTACCCGGGCATCGAGCTGGTGGCCGACGCGGACCTCTCCGCGGCCGGCGACCCCTACCTCTCGGACCACCTGCTCGACGGGGACCTGCTCTTCCCCGCCGTCCTGGGCATGGAGGCGATGTCGCAGGCCGGCTCGGCCCTGCTCGGGCTGCCGGGCGTGCCGACGCTGGAGGACATGGAGTTCCTGCGGCCGATCGTCGTCCCGGTCGGCGGCACCACCACCGTGCGGGTCGCGGTGCTGGCCAAGGAGGCCGGCACCGTCCAGGCGGTGATCCGCAGCAGCGAGACCAACTTCCAGGCGGACCACTTCCGGGCCACCCTGCGCTTCGGCGCCCCGGCCCCCGAGGACGCCGGCCCGCGGCCGGTCGCCGAGGACGCCCCGCGGGTGCCGCTCGACCCGGCCCGCGACCTCTACGGCCCGGTGCTCTTCCAGGGCGGACGCTTCCAGCGCCTGCTCGGCTACCGGGAGCTGGCCGCCAAGGGCTGCGTCGCGGAGATCTCCACCACGGCGGCCGCGCCCTGGTTCGCCGGCTACCTGCCGGACAGCCTGGTGCTGGCCGACCCGGGCACCCGGGACGCGCTGATGCACTCGATCCAGGCCTGCGTCCCGGACGCCACCCTGCTCCCGGTCAGCGTCCGGCGGCTGCACCTGGCCGCGCCGGCCGGCGGGGACACCGACAAGCAGGTCACCCTGCACGCCGTCGAGCGCTCCCGCGACGGTGACACCTACCTGTACGACCTCGACGTGCGCGACCAGGAAGGCCTGCTGGTCGAGCGCTGGGAGGGCCTGGAACTGCGGGCGGTGCGCAAGCAGGACGGGACCGGCCCGTGGCACCCCGCGCTGCTCGGCGGCTACCTGGAGCGCCGCGCCGA
The sequence above is a segment of the Kitasatospora sp. NBC_00240 genome. Coding sequences within it:
- a CDS encoding GMC family oxidoreductase N-terminal domain-containing protein, translating into MAQTYDDIVVGSGSAGAAIAARLSEDPSRKVLLLEAGPDFPGTADLPDDIRDGNAMSLSAHDWKFRAEISDGRRILFPRGKVSGGSSSVGATIALRGVPENFDEWAGAGNQEWSWSEVLPFYRKLEDDLDRGDEEIHGKGGPIPVRRWRPEELTPAQAAFVEASLGAGFPEVADHNHPEASGIGPIPSNRRDTEVRVNAALAYLTPEVRSRENLTVRAGVLVHRVLFEGVRAVGVELSAGGGAAEEVRSRRVVLSAGAVNSPTILLRSGIGPAEDLRRLGIDVRLDRPGVGANLIDHPRTGVFMKPAPGAIRRTDPFLQAMVRTTAKGSSDFNDLQYYMVNHFDLTMFPDLQMLAGGNVILGVMVVDQKPQSRGSLRLSSADPAAAPDIDLNFLSTERDLEKLADAVRTCWELVNHPGIRSLGEDFIVLNDQLIENEEMVRQYTRVSLDSAYHPVGTARMGLAEDEGAVVDGHLRVHGTEGLYLADASVMPGIVNCNTNLTSTMIGERLADWLRAG
- a CDS encoding CRTAC1 family protein, with the translated sequence MATVVVATSLFFAVRDGVAVAGGDEVATQYKFQEMPIAMPPGYESQPMNTVRVVNPAYHKIRSWISSVGAGIAINDLTGHGLADGMCIVDTRTDQIVVTYTPTARQADRFTPFVLDAAPLPMDNTMAPTGCTPGDFNGDGRTDLLATYWGRTPVVFLANSDAGTLTAKSYTAREVVPSQSLDGKYHGPRWNTDAAYVGDLDGSGHPSIVIGNYFPDSDVLDPNGLNNVEMNESLSSAKNAGGDHVLRWAKASTGPEPDVAFVEERDAIPFDASTGWTLAIAGADLTGQGRPDLYIANDFGHAHLLHNQSTPGRIKFIEATGRRDATTPKSFVLGKGSFKGMGVDFADINNNGSFDMMVSNITAAWGLEESNFLWVNQAKDNADMKRQLEDGVAPFTQEAREHGVAWTGWGWDTKMADFRNDGNLSILQADGFVKGNIDRWPWLQEMAMTNDDLLSNPAMWPNVQPGDDLAGDDVLAFYARTPSGTFANISKQLGLAVPTPTRAIATGDTTGSGLLDFAVARQWGPPAFYANQAPKPGNFLNLRLYRPSGEATAGQGITNTGTPAYGATVKITTPDGTRVSQLDGGSGHGGYRSFDVHFGLAAYNGPVTVELCWRDTSGAMHEKTEQLQPGTHSLLLTSDVQEVPSR
- a CDS encoding enediyne biosynthesis protein encodes the protein MSPVTPRTAPKPVPVPAAAPPAAKDPRYLALRNFAISISVFNIFGYTLLGFEQPWLWPIIAVLTAYVTEIAFEVLSAWAQRRTSRFRGNGMRGLYEFLLPSHITALAANMLLYANDQILPVLFATFVGVAGKHALQAPVAGRMRHFMNPSNFGITVTLVCYGSWVSIAPPYEFTENANTFFRVAIPLIIVTSGTVINALLTKKVALIVGWLGGFVIQALIRHWVWDVAIFSALGPMSGVAFVLFTNYMISDPGTTPSKPRNQFMFGSWVGMVYGVLMLFNVVYTLFFAVTVVCGLRGAGWWVAHLIKRSRDAKASGTGLGDSIAAEIGKQTGSEAMAA
- a CDS encoding type I polyketide synthase translates to MTTNPTKPAGIAVVGIACRYPDADSPEQLWQNVLTGRRAFRRLPDERMRAEDYYDPDPSAPDKFYSAKAAVIEGFEFDRVKHRVAGSTFRATDMTHWLALDTAARALEDAGFPLGAGLAEANTGVIIGNTLTGEFSRANLMRLRWPYVRRTVGAALREQGWDDASLAGFLDGLEERYKSPFPPIGEDTLAGGLANTIAGRICNHFDFKGGGFTVDGACSSSLLSVATACDALVDGRLDVAIVGGVDLSIDPFEVIGFAKTGALATGEMKVYDKGSNGFWPGEGCGMLVLMRDQDARSEGRFRYASIAGWGYSSDGKGGITRPEASGHRLALQRAYATAGFGIETVSYFEGHGTGTAVGDATELRAFTEARRAADPDAPPAAISTVKGNFGHTKAAAGVAGLLKAVLAVRHQVIPPATSHTDPHPELTGERPALRVPDQAELWPQDAPVRAGVSSMGFGGINAHVVVEHADGVRKTGVGTTTRRLVASRQDVELLLLDADGMAELRGKVATLAGLTPRLSFAELGDLAATLQGDLADRPIRAAVVAADPEQAEARFTKLLTLLDSGARSVLDPSGGVYLGNAALNPRIGFLFPGQGAGRRGDGGALRRRFATVDELYDTHAQPTGGDLVATAVAQPRIVTASVAGLRVLAALGIEAVGAAGHSLGEVTALHWAGAMDESALLRIAAARGRIMADASDGGGTMAGIAAEAALVEPLLTGEPVVIAGYNSPAQTVVSGPVAAVERVCAKAAAAGIGTARINVSHAFHSEAVAPAAEGLRAHLATETFAPLARRMLSTVTAGELPSEVDVVELLTRQVLDPVRFDEAVRALASDVDLLVEVGPGRVLRGLAGEIAPSVPTVSLESDSGSLAGLFGAVAAAFALGAPVRHAELFRDRFTRPLPLDKEFRFFASPCEAAPEGDFTFAGVQREERPATAAATAAPVAAATATATAEPGTSSLQVLLQLAADRAELPLDAVGPHINPLDELHLSSITVGQIMNQAAQELGISAPMVTSAFATSTLGELAGLLDELAETADGRDEAPRIAAGVAPWVRAFAVDLVPAPRAALARPGQTPGRWQVFAPERHPLAEALRRSLDSAGLGGGVLLCLPRDCGQEHAALMLSAARAALSAGGGGRFVAVGDRRGAAGLAKTLHLEAPGVTTTLVTLPLPDDLADATARELGTRIAADVAGTSGFAEIHYDREGVRRVPVLRPLAPAADGAGRPALDGTDVLLVTGGGKGITAECALELALDTGASIGLLGRSDPARDTELAANLERMEAAGVAFHYARADVTSADEVKDAVGEIRAALGPVTAVLHGAGRNEPHGLANLDESSFRRTLATKITGLENVLAATDPAALRLLVTFGSIIGRAGLRGEADYATANDWLTDLTLRVQEDYPDCRCLALEWSVWSGAGMGERLGVLEALIREGIEPIPTEQGVALLKQLLADPAAPTAMVVMGRAGGLPTLDLGRRELPLLRFLERPQAYYPGIELVADADLSAAGDPYLSDHLLDGDLLFPAVLGMEAMSQAGSALLGLPGVPTLEDMEFLRPIVVPVGGTTTVRVAVLAKEAGTVQAVIRSSETNFQADHFRATLRFGAPAPEDAGPRPVAEDAPRVPLDPARDLYGPVLFQGGRFQRLLGYRELAAKGCVAEISTTAAAPWFAGYLPDSLVLADPGTRDALMHSIQACVPDATLLPVSVRRLHLAAPAGGDTDKQVTLHAVERSRDGDTYLYDLDVRDQEGLLVERWEGLELRAVRKQDGTGPWHPALLGGYLERRAETLLGTPLRGVVLPDGYRPAEGVAERRERTAAAVAWALGRQTPVRYRPDGRPEIDTGRVSSSHGAGVTFTVLGSGPVGCDVEPVTDRSAADWAALLGPDGFALAELLAAEHDEHLTSAAARVWGATECLRKNGRALAGLTPADVPDTPERWVLLRSGDARIATFPTALHGVDVPVMFALMSESED